One Vespa crabro chromosome 9, iyVesCrab1.2, whole genome shotgun sequence genomic region harbors:
- the LOC124426634 gene encoding beta-1,4-galactosyltransferase 7, whose product MEAVWRSFKFKYILICIFLTFIMSCLISIVPINIDECKCENDVLIKQYNTHKQNIKLHKKSERSKYKLAILVPFRDRFDELLTFAIHMQEFLDKQNINYHIFILNQFDRYRFNRASLINVGFLETSKDFHYIAMHDVDLLPLNDELLYVYPSKGPYHISSPDLHPRYHYSTFVGGILLIKREHYMQVNGMSNKYWGWGLEDDEFYVRLKEAGLTITRPQNISTGTHNTFKHIHDRNHRKRDMMKCYNQREVTRKRDRETGLSNISYKIISRIKMTIANTSLTVLNISLMCDKSSTPWCECDKTSVSKDAKPKEKKKIINNNTNNDNNNNNNKNKGKSDTAL is encoded by the exons ATGGAAGCTGTATGGAGGAGCTTCAAGttcaaatatattcttatttgtaTCTTTCTTACCTTCATCATGTCCTGCTTAATAAGTATTGTTCCCATCAATATTG acgAATGTAAATGCGAGAATGATGTTTTGATTAAGCAATACAATACtcataaacaaaatattaaattgcatAAAAAGTCTGAAAGATCAAAGTACAAGTTAGCTATTCTTGTACCATTTAGAGATCGTTTTGATGAACTATTAACATTTGCAATACACATGCAAGAGTTTttagataaacaaaatataaactatcatatatttatattaaatcag TTTGATAGATACAGATTTAATCGAGCTTCCCTTATTAATGTTGGCTTTCTTGAAACTAGTAAAGATTTCCATTATATAGCCATGCATGATGTTGATTTATTGCCATTAAATGacgaattattatatgtatatcctaGTAAAGGTCCTTATCATATATCATCTCCAGATTTGCATCCTAGGTATCATTATTCCACATTTGTTGGTGgtatattacttattaaaag agagcATTACATGCAAGTTAACGGTATGTCTAATAAGTACTGGGGTTGGGGCCTTGAGGATGATGAATTTTATGTTAGGTTGAAAGAAGCTGGCTTAACTATTACTCGGCCTCAAAATATATCCACAGGAACACATAATACATTTAA ACATATTCATGATAGAAATCATAGAAAGCGTGATATGATGAAGTGTTATAATCAGCGGGAAGTTACTAGAAAACGAGATAGAGAAACTGGTTTAAGTAATAtctcatataaaataataagtagaATTAAAATGACAATTGCAAACACATCATTGACTGTACTCAATATTTCTTTGATGTGTGACAAGTCTAGTACACCTTGGTGTGAATGTGATAAAACTAGTGTTTCGAAAGATGCAAaaccaaaagagaaaaaaaaaataattaataataatactaacaacgataataataataataataataaaaacaaaggtAAATCCGATACAgcattgtaa
- the LOC124426631 gene encoding putative uncharacterized protein DDB_G0282133, with translation MPGCAAVGCNNRSEKGYIMKCFPRDPKLRKIWQERVARADWKPSNNSFLCHVHFEPQEWSITQSGRIRLKKNAIPSIFTVTSTRKSPKKRKKLIHTKKEKDCQSSQNMEYLEIDTECSSTGNIEGKDSDFQDTDEISQSLAFETHDNVYQMTKIRNNYSDHIQDHVAANNAQDGIILVSDECNTETDHFMKKNNTMSHINESDKISGNTNGDQGLALNNSENLYVKTEVKSENTSGKFEDNYDDIEEKLKQICDGRSMNDEDYSENNRINCITKKQDDTERNTEINLNDINNKILSATGMDYKEPIKHEIGDILIDNRENVEIIFGTESGDEKVDNSQSVSCINNSFTNPHEITDSVLNVDGILCIKEEKKVYNEDIEENFGKDEVHVIPNMRAAMKRKRRTREEIMKSIKKSIGSTSEQDINFTHNSDISDNNTDKHTGIDMKTNDKRNTKTNNNHGQMEKTEFTIKITGDPNDVCDIVQELTTQDNANHNFQEVHNSCEKHDHRTIVTSVIKLKDYPINLHNITKELCNNHEDLTIKNKDCFLRRNPVSTNNTETVNLKIESVSGSQKNNLSTNSTPLEKKIFNLCNSSQTINYSTNKMEQLGKLTAHDISCEYELLQQRSKMQEEVIQKLTNRLIVFKGMENNLRKQSKLLQNKTKEVEMLTNKLNTRAVSTQSLISNKKSLESKQRLIEDLSNRVNYLEVVNKKLMKTMTLESQQKRKLEGHIKQKDDQIKELNWKLEKASKYLERAEKNTNTYRRKMLNMQTVMRRKKLLDEKMSWFNELLIDSGKGEFSEKILKTAVTIRKDCGKDGYIKLIDYGFPLPPLTALKKFLNTNLSEGQSNDETNQDIKKKPLIKDVQRLNNETEVDIKDTNILESDNKPTDLNTTETITGTVQDIFNENNDGDDFTSHELKKHFMEQLSAVM, from the coding sequence ATGCCTGGTTGCGCAGCAGTTGGCTGCAATAATCGCAGTGAGAAAGGCTATATTATGAAATGTTTTCCTCGTGATCCCAAATTAAGAAAGATTTGGCAAGAGCGTGTAGCTAGGGCAGATTGGAAGCCTTCaaacaattcttttctttgtcatGTACATTTTGAACCACAAGAATGGTCTATTACACAAAGTGGTaggataagattaaaaaaaaatgctatACCTTCTATTTTCACTGTAACGTCGACTAGAAAGTCTCCAAAAAAAcgtaagaaattaattcatacaaaaaaggaaaaggattgTCAAAGTAGTCAAAACATGGAATATCTTGAAATTGATACAGAATGTTCTTCAACTGGGAATATTGAAGGAAAAGATTCTGATTTTCAAGACACAGATGAAATTTCTCAATCTTTGGCATTTGAAACTCACGATAATGTTTATCAAATGACCAAAATAAGGAATAATTATAGTGATCATATACAAGATCATGTGGCTGCTAACAATGCTCAAGATGGTATAATTCTAGTCTCGGATGAATGTAATACAGAAACAGatcattttatgaaaaaaaacaatactatGTCGCATATAAATGAAAGTGATAAAATTAGTGGCAACACTAATGGTGACCAAGGCCTAGCACTAAACAATagtgaaaatttatatgttaaaaCAGAAGTTAAGTCTGAAAATACAAGCGGCAAATttgaagataattacgatgatatagaagaaaaattgaaacaaatCTGTGATGGAAGAAGTATGAATGATGAAGATTAttcagaaaataatagaattaattgtaTCACTAAAAAACAAGATGATACAGAAAGAAATacggaaataaatttaaacgatatcaataataaaattctttcagcAACAGGAATGGATTACAAAGAACCTATAAAGCATGAAATAGgtgatattcttattgataatagagaaaatgttgaaatcaTTTTTGGTACTGAAAGTGGAGATGAAAAGGTGGATAATTCTCAGTCCGTTTCAtgcattaataattcatttacaaATCCTCATGAAATTACAGATTCTGTATTAAATGTGGATGGTATTCTTTGTatcaaagaagagaaaaaagtctATAATGAAGATATTGAGGAAAATTTTGGTAAGGATGAAGTACATGTTATACCAAATATGAGAGCAGCCATGAAACGTAAAAGAAGAACTAGAGAAGAGATAATGAAGTccataaaaaaatcaattggtAGTACATCCGAACAAGATATCAACTTTACACATAACAGTGATATTTCAGATAACAATACAGATAAACATACAGGGATTGATATGAAAACCAATgacaaaagaaatacaaaaactaacaataatcatggacaaatggaaaaaacagaatttacgattaaaataactGGTGATCCTAATGATGTATGTGATATTGTTCAAGAGCTAACTACACAAGATAATGCAAATCATAATTTTCAAGAAGTTCATAATTCTTGTGAAAAGCACGATCATAGAACTATAGTTACATCTGTTATAAAGCTGAAAGATTATCCTATAAATTTACATAACATTACAAAAGAATTATGTAACAATCACGAAGAtcttacaataaaaaataaagattgcTTTTTACGAAGAAACCCTGTATCCACTAATAATACTGAAACAGTTAATCTGAAAATAGAATCGGTTAGTGGTTCtcagaaaaataatctttctacAAATTCTACACcattagagaaaaagatatttaatttatgtaatagTTCTCAAACAATCAATTATAGTACTAATAAAATGGAACAATTAGGAAAATTAACTGCACATGACATATCTTGTGAATATGAGTTGCTGCAGCAGAGATCAAAAATGCAAGAAGAAGTAATTCAGAAATTAACTAATCgattaattgtatttaaaggaatggaaaataatttaaggAAACAAAGTAAATtgttacaaaataaaacaaaggagGTTGAAatgttaacaaataaattaaatacaagAGCAGTATCTACACAGTCattaattagtaataaaaaaagtttagaATCAAAACAGAGATTAATTGAAGATTTATCAAATAGGGTGAATTATTTGGAGGTagttaataagaaattaatgaaaactaTGACATTAGAATctcaacaaaaaagaaaattagaaggACACATCAAACAAAAAGATGATCAGATAAAAGAATTGAATTGGAAGTTAGAAAAAGCCTCTAAATATCTTGAAAGGGcagaaaaaaatacgaatactTATAGAAGAAAGATGTTAAATATGCAAACAGTGATGAGGAGAAAAAAGTTATTAGATGAAAAAATGAGTTGGTTCAATGAATTGCTAATTGATAGTGGTAAAGGAGAATTttcagaaaaaattttaaaaacagCTGTGACAATTAGGAAAGATTGTGGAAAGGATGgttatattaaattgattgACTATGGCTTTCCTTTACCTCCATTAACagctttaaaaaaatttcttaatactAATTTGTCAGAAGGGCAAAGCAATGATGAAACAAAtcaagatattaaaaagaaaccattaataaaagatGTACAACgtttaaataatgaaacagAAGTAGATATAAAAGATACCAATATACTGGAATCAGATAATAAACCAACAGATTTAAATACTACAGAAACAATAACTGGAACAGttcaagatatttttaatgaaaataatgatggtGATGACTTTACTTCGCATGAACTTAAGAAACATTTTATGGAACAATTGAGTGCTGTCATGTAg
- the LOC124426721 gene encoding mitochondrial import inner membrane translocase subunit Tim16-like has product MAKYLIQIIITGTQVIGKAFIRAIRQELAASEEAARRAGGGERGARHAATNLRTGMTLNEALRILNVERPDQTELIEQNYKYLMEANDRSRGGSFYLQSKVVRAKERIDEEMKYQPPSPNINSTKQEASKTF; this is encoded by the coding sequence ATGgctaaatatttaatacaaattattataactggAACGCAAGTTATCGGTAAAGCTTTTATACGAGCAATACGTCAAGAATTAGCAGCAAGTGAAGAGGCTGCACGTAGAGCCGGAGGAGGTGAAAGAGGTGCACGACATGCAGCCACTAACCTACGTACAGGCATGACTTTGAATGAAGCATTACGTATTCTTAACGTAGAACGACCTGATCAAACGGAACTAattgaacaaaattataaatatttaatggaGGCAAATGACAGATCCAGAGGTGGgtcattttatttacaatctaAAGTTGTCAGAGCAAAAGAACGCATCgacgaagaaatgaaatatcaacCACCATCTCCAAATATAAATTCAACTAAACAAGAAGCTTCTAAAACGTTCTAG
- the LOC124426719 gene encoding exonuclease 3'-5' domain-containing protein 2: MLQIRKNMFLVCVTVGLVLLASKYRNNMLRGVKKIYSSIKRRSNKSNNNDKKEVKIELSQIILADSLEKSDYAIQRIYCNLSDGILGFDCEWVNEGPVSLLQLATHNGVCALFRINKIGFIPPRLQELLASKRILKVGVAPFEDGQKIIKDHGCAVLGTLDLRRLAECFQLPTPKSLAAMCLEYLGTKIEKLIEVRCGDWDADTLSDDQVAYAACDAMASILIYHQIMREAKEKLSLVEKFVIYLWKIWFKDDAMKFHGLPAGLIDMRFKGHKTNITSNNNNGINKYHKNIINNIVTNEGLSLNINEHESNIPIRKKPLYHNCYLQAPDGDILCTCDRKKAEWYIKKNLADVVEEQPFTVRLKFEPSGRALGEVGQYYTQIKINQCVVCGASENFIRKNVVPREYRKYFPLVMKAHQSHDVLLLCPTCHENSKSHDLQLRRKLADMCNAPLAGPLTHTNWKKLHCAIKALRNEPMLPLQRQEELTNIILEYAGQQEITPNLLNSLDEELKSALSSSINQSKQQPHGLKVVQWFEEREGGLVELERIWREHFLTTMKPQHLPNLWSVRHNQERLTIRQTQNRIDPQDAKVAGLIY, from the exons atgcttcaaatacgaaaaaatatgtttcttgTTTGCGTAACTGTGGGGCTAGTCCTCTTAGCTTCGAAATATCGTAATAACATGCTTCGAGGtgtcaaaaaaatatattccagTATAAAACGTAGAAGTAATAAATcgaacaataacgataaaaaagaagttaaaatcgaattAAGTCAAATTATTCTAGCTGACTCTTTAGAGAAAAGCGATTACGCTATTCAACGTATTTATTG CAATTTATCTGATGGTATACTAGGTTTTGATTGTGAATGGGTAAACGAAGGGCCCGTGTCCCTACTCCAACTTGCTACACATAATGGAGTATGTGctttatttcgtattaataaaattggaTTCATTCCTCCAAGATTACag gaattACTAGCTAGTAAGCGTATACTTAAGGTTGGTGTAGCTCCATTTGAAGATGgacagaaaataataaaagatcatGGATGTGCTGTTTTGGGTACTCTTGATTTAAGAAGATTAGCAGAGTGCTTTCAACTTCCTACTCCTAAAAGTTTGGCAGCAATGTGTTTAGAATATCTCGgtacaaaaatagaaaaattaatagaagtGAGATGTGGTGATTGGGATGCGGATACTCTTTCTGACGATCAAGTAGCTTATGCTGCTTGTGATGCCATGGCATCCATTCTTATTTATCATcag ataATGCGAGAagctaaagaaaaattatcattagttGAGAAATTTGTGATATATTTATGGAAGATTTGGTTTAAAGATGATGCCATGAAATTTCATGGTTTACCTGCGGGATTAATTGATATGAG GTTCAAGGGTCACAAAACAAATATAActtccaataataacaatggtattaataaatatcacaaaaatattataaataatatcgtaacTAACGAAGGATtaagtttaaatataaatgaacatGAAAGTAATATACctataagaaaaaaaccatTATATCATAATTGCTATTTACAAGCACCAGATGGAGATATATTGTGTACATGTGACCGTAAAAAAGCAGAGtggtatataaagaaaaatttagcAGATGTTGTTGAAGAACAACCCTTTACAGTAAGATTGAAATTTGAACCATCAGGACGTGCATTAGGAGAAGTTGGTCAATATTATACACAAATCAAAATTAATCAATGTGTTGTTTGTGGTGCTTCAGAAAactttattcgaaaaaatgtAGTACCAAGAGAATATCGCAAATATTTCCCAT tGGTAATGAAAGCTCATCAATCTCAcgatgtattattattgtgtccaACATGTCATGAGAATAGCAAAAGTCATGATCTGCAGCTCAGAAGAAAGCTTGCAGATATGTGCAATGCTCCTCTAGCAGGTCCACTTACTCATACAAATTGGAAGAAATTACATTGTGCTATTAAAGCTTTACGTAATGAACCAATGTTACCACTTCAACGACAAGAAGAACttacaaatattatcttaGAATATGCAGGACAGCAAGAAATTACTCCAAATCTGCTTAATTCATTGGATGAAGAATTGAAAAGTGCTCTGTCTTCatcaattaatcaatcaaaaCAACAACCACATGGCTTAAAA GTAGTTCAATGGTTTGAAGAAAGGGAAGGCGGTCTTGTAGAATTAGAAAGAATTTGGAGAGAACATTTTCTAACCACCATGAAGCCACAACATTTACCAAATTTGTGGTCAGTAAGACATAACCAAGAACGACTAACTATTCGTCAAACACAAAATAGAATAGATCCCCAAGATGCAAAGGTAGCAGGATTAATATATTAA
- the LOC124426720 gene encoding DNA excision repair protein ERCC-1 isoform X2, whose amino-acid sequence MSNKRESTNCQNSLSSKQIKPNECAENPGPSTKKTNVRLNTLLVSPKQKGNPLLKFIINIPWEYSEIVPDYVMGKTTCALFLSIRYHQLNPDYIHDRLKLLGNAYNLRVLLVQVDVADPHHALKHLTRICILADLTLMLAWNAEDAGKIIETYKIYENKPPDIIMDRSGTAPYQKLINAFTTVRSVNKTDATTLLSTFGTLKDIANASTDTLALCPGFSFLKAERLHKVLHEPFLQMEKSEK is encoded by the exons atgagcaataaaagagagagtacTAATTGTCAAAATTCTTTATCATCCAAACAAATAAAACCTAATGAATGTGCTG aaaatCCAGGACCGTCGACAAAAAAGACTAATGTACGACTTAATACTCTTCTTGTTAGTCCAAAACAA aaAGGGAATCCTTTgttgaaatttataatcaatataccTTGGGAATATTCTGAGATTGTACCAGATTATGTGATGGGAAAGACTACATGtgctctttttttatcgataagatATCATCAATTAAATCCAGATTACATTCATGatcgtttgaaattattaGGCAATGCGTACAACCTTCGAGTACTTTTGGTTCAG GTAGATGTTGCTGATCCACATCATGCATTAAAACATTTGACACGGATATGTATACTTGCTGATTTAACGTTAATGTTAGCTTGGAACGCAGAGGATGCAGGAAAGATTATAGAAacttataaaatttatgagaaCAAACCACCTGATATAATAATGGATCGCAGCGGAACAGCTCCTTatcaaaaa tTGATTAACGCTTTTACTACGGTTAGGTCTGTTAACAAGACAGATGCAACTACACTTTTGTCAACATTTGGCACATTGAAAGATATAGCTAATGCATCAACTGATACCTTAGCTTTATGTCCTGGATTTAGTTTTTTAAAAGCAGAACGACTACATAAAGTATTGCATGAGCCATTTTTACAAATGgaaaaatcagaaaaataa
- the LOC124426720 gene encoding DNA excision repair protein ERCC-1 isoform X1, whose product MSNKRESTNCQNSLSSKQIKPNECAENPGPSTKKTNVRLNTLLVSPKQKGNPLLKFIINIPWEYSEIVPDYVMGKTTCALFLSIRYHQLNPDYIHDRLKLLGNAYNLRVLLVQVDVADPHHALKHLTRICILADLTLMLAWNAEDAGKIIETYKIYENKPPDIIMDRSGTAPYQKVYIDWWFFFVVVLIYCILHTRIQYNTNILIFSIFLFLQLINAFTTVRSVNKTDATTLLSTFGTLKDIANASTDTLALCPGFSFLKAERLHKVLHEPFLQMEKSEK is encoded by the exons atgagcaataaaagagagagtacTAATTGTCAAAATTCTTTATCATCCAAACAAATAAAACCTAATGAATGTGCTG aaaatCCAGGACCGTCGACAAAAAAGACTAATGTACGACTTAATACTCTTCTTGTTAGTCCAAAACAA aaAGGGAATCCTTTgttgaaatttataatcaatataccTTGGGAATATTCTGAGATTGTACCAGATTATGTGATGGGAAAGACTACATGtgctctttttttatcgataagatATCATCAATTAAATCCAGATTACATTCATGatcgtttgaaattattaGGCAATGCGTACAACCTTCGAGTACTTTTGGTTCAG GTAGATGTTGCTGATCCACATCATGCATTAAAACATTTGACACGGATATGTATACTTGCTGATTTAACGTTAATGTTAGCTTGGAACGCAGAGGATGCAGGAAAGATTATAGAAacttataaaatttatgagaaCAAACCACCTGATATAATAATGGATCGCAGCGGAACAGCTCCTTatcaaaaagtatatatagattggtggtttttttttgttgttgtcttaatatattgtattttacatactagaatacaatacaatacaaacatacttattttctctatatttttgtttttacagtTGATTAACGCTTTTACTACGGTTAGGTCTGTTAACAAGACAGATGCAACTACACTTTTGTCAACATTTGGCACATTGAAAGATATAGCTAATGCATCAACTGATACCTTAGCTTTATGTCCTGGATTTAGTTTTTTAAAAGCAGAACGACTACATAAAGTATTGCATGAGCCATTTTTACAAATGgaaaaatcagaaaaataa